A region of Ferrimicrobium sp. DNA encodes the following proteins:
- a CDS encoding inorganic diphosphatase: MDPITAIIEIPRGSKNKYEVDHETGAVWLDRTLFTPMSYPLDYGFIDDTLGEDGDPLDILLLVDVPTFPGCHVKVRPVACFVMSDENGRDVKILGVPAKDVRYERYQELNDLPTHVQDEVEHFFSHYKDLEPGKSVTIEGWRDLAQARDEIEASIKRYQH; encoded by the coding sequence ATGGACCCGATTACCGCAATCATCGAGATCCCGCGAGGATCCAAAAACAAGTACGAAGTCGACCACGAGACCGGAGCGGTCTGGCTCGATCGCACCCTTTTTACACCGATGAGCTATCCACTTGACTACGGCTTCATTGATGACACCCTCGGAGAGGATGGTGACCCGCTCGACATCCTCCTCCTCGTCGACGTTCCGACCTTCCCAGGGTGCCATGTCAAGGTTCGACCAGTGGCGTGCTTTGTCATGTCCGACGAGAATGGGCGTGACGTGAAGATTCTTGGTGTCCCCGCCAAGGATGTCCGTTACGAGCGCTACCAAGAGTTGAACGACCTACCAACGCATGTCCAGGACGAAGTCGAGCATTTCTTTAGCCACTATAAGGATCTTGAGCCGGGTAAGTCGGTCACCATTGAGGGTTGGCGCGACCTCGCCCAAGCGCGTGACGAGATCGAGGCCTCCATCAAGAGGTATCAGCATTGA
- a CDS encoding NifU family protein, which produces MATVDQERRAQLEALLTKLRPAVQADGGDLYLASVDTETGKVVVGLSGACSSCAISTTTVKLGVERILKAKLPWVTDVEGDLDTSLDFEESARLGTGAYVPISIRKS; this is translated from the coding sequence ATGGCTACCGTGGACCAAGAGCGCCGTGCCCAACTCGAAGCGTTGCTTACCAAACTCCGACCTGCCGTCCAGGCCGATGGCGGTGATCTGTACCTTGCCTCCGTCGATACCGAGACCGGCAAGGTCGTCGTTGGCCTCTCAGGGGCATGCTCGAGTTGTGCGATCTCAACGACCACGGTCAAACTCGGTGTGGAGCGCATTCTCAAGGCCAAGCTTCCTTGGGTGACCGATGTCGAAGGCGATCTCGACACGTCACTCGACTTCGAAGAAAGTGCGCGCCTTGGCACTGGCGCCTATGTGCCGATCTCGATTCGCAAGAGTTGA
- a CDS encoding enoyl-CoA hydratase/isomerase family protein, with product MGVIERSDHGATAVLRIDRAQKKNALRLEDFDELAEALTAADHDQAVRVIVLTGTADSFSAGADLKSLANYEQNPLAHLARVHRCARTLATVAKPTIAAMNGVAVGAGLNLALACDLAIAGRSVMVSEIFLDRGLTLDYGGSALLVQRIGLHRAKELAFFASRLVGEELLTWGLVNTVVDDDQVLSTSLEWADRLTQRSPTALALTKSLLNRAASSLTQAIDLEVIAQVAALSDPSIASTLTNF from the coding sequence GTGGGGGTAATCGAGCGCTCCGACCATGGTGCGACCGCAGTCCTCAGGATCGATCGGGCCCAAAAAAAGAATGCACTCAGGCTTGAGGACTTCGACGAGCTCGCAGAGGCACTCACCGCCGCCGATCATGACCAGGCGGTGCGGGTGATCGTCCTCACTGGTACCGCGGATAGCTTCTCTGCAGGCGCTGATCTCAAGTCGCTCGCCAACTATGAGCAGAACCCCCTCGCCCATCTCGCCCGGGTACATCGCTGCGCACGGACACTTGCCACCGTGGCAAAGCCAACCATTGCTGCCATGAACGGCGTCGCAGTAGGTGCGGGACTCAACCTCGCACTCGCCTGCGATCTGGCCATCGCTGGTCGATCGGTGATGGTGAGTGAGATCTTCCTCGATCGTGGCCTCACACTCGACTACGGCGGTTCAGCACTTCTTGTCCAGCGGATCGGGCTCCATCGAGCCAAAGAATTGGCCTTCTTCGCCTCGCGGCTCGTCGGTGAAGAGTTACTTACCTGGGGACTCGTCAACACCGTCGTCGATGACGACCAAGTCCTCTCCACTTCGCTTGAATGGGCCGATCGACTCACGCAACGCTCCCCTACTGCCCTCGCTCTCACCAAATCGCTCCTCAATCGAGCGGCGTCTTCGCTGACCCAAGCGATCGACCTTGAGGTGATTGCCCAGGTGGCCGCGCTATCGGATCCGAGTATCGCCTCGACTCTGACCAACTTTTAA